The following coding sequences lie in one Arachis ipaensis cultivar K30076 chromosome B03, Araip1.1, whole genome shotgun sequence genomic window:
- the LOC107629130 gene encoding zinc finger protein ZAT12-like, translated as MVNCLMLLTKVGETKTNNNPLKGGGFKCKTCHRRFLSFQALGGHRASHKKLKLMMGADLSCQLPSSSSSSSGNMMTKNKMHSCSICGLEFAVGQALGGHMRKHRNGAMTKSSSDGSIKTRRFNLCLDLNLTPSENDLKLNLKTPMLDCFI; from the coding sequence ATGGTTAATTGCTTGATGTTACTAACAAAAGTTGGTGAGACCAAAACCAATAATAATCCATTGAAGGGTGGTGGCTTTAAGTGCAAGACATGTCATAGGAGGTTCCTATCTTTTCAAGCACTTGGAGGACACAGAGCGAGTCATAAGAAGCTTAAGCTCATGATGGGTGCAGATCTTTCGTGTCAATTACCATCAAGTTCTTCGTCATCATCGGGGAACATGATGACGAAGAACAAGATGCACTCCTGTTCTATTTGTGGGCTAGAGTTTGCGGTTGGACAAGCCCTTGGAGGACATATGAGAAAGCATAGAAATGGTGCCATGACCAAATCTAGTAGTGATGGTAGTATTAAAACTAGAAGGTTTAATTTGTGCTTAGACTTGAACCTCACGCCCTCTGAGAATGATCTCAAGCTTAACCTAAAGACTCCTATGTTGGATTGTTTTATTTGA